The Jannaschia sp. GRR-S6-38 genomic interval TCTTCTCCATGCCCTTCCGGATGCGCCGCACGACCCACCAGACGGCGCCCACCACCGGGATGACGACCAGCGCGGCGACCATGTCCTTCGACAGCCCCGCCCGCGCCGCCGCCGGGAAGAGCAGCGCCGAGACCAGCCCCAGCGCGTAATAGCTGATCGCGACGACCGACAGCCCCTCGACCGTGCGCTGAAGGCGCAGCTGCATCCCCGCCCGTTCGTCCATCGAGCGCAGCAGCGCCGCGTTCTGCTCGGACCGGTCGACATTGACCCGCGTCGACAGCAGGTCGCCCGCCCGCTTGGCGCGCTCGGCCAGCGCCTCCATCCGGCCCTGCACCGACCGGCAGGTCCGCATCGCCGGATCGAAGCGGCGCATCATGAACTCCGCAAAGGTCTGCCGCCCGCCGAAGCGTTCCTCGCGCAGGACCACGATGCGCTGCTGGACCAGCGCCTCGTAGGCCTCCATCGCGCCGAAGCGGAAGGCCGAGCGCGCCAGCATCGTCTCCAGGTCCGAGCCGATGGCCAAGAGCCCGTCCAGCGTCTCCTCGGTGCCCGCCTTGCCCGCGCGCAGCGAGCCGACCAGCGCCGAGAGCTGGCCGTCCATCACGCCCAGCTCGCCCGACAGCGCCCGCGCGCGCGGCAGCGCCAGCATCGACATGGTCTTGTAGGTCTCGATCTCGGTCAGCCGCTGCACGATCCGCCCGATCCGCCGCTCGCCGCAATCGGCGGCGGCGAAGACGGCGAAGCGGATATGGCCATGCGTGTCGATGCGGAAATCGCTGGCAATCACCGCGCTGTCGTCCAACACCCGGCTCGAGGCCAGGCTCTCGGGGACGAACCATTCGTTGAGCTTGTCCTCGATGCCGTCGCCATGGGTCTCGCTCTCGACCCGGATCAGCGCCGAGGTCAGCCGCACGCCCGGCGCATCGGCCAGCCAGTCCTTCGGGAAAACCTCGAAGCTCGTGCCGTCGAAGGGCCGCTCGGCCACCCCGTCCGAGAACAGCGTGTAGGTCACGAATTCGGTATGGCTCTCCCATTTCAGCCGGTGCTTGCCCAGCTGGCCGAAGAAATGCGTGGCCCCCGGCGCGGGATGGGTCGCGCCGAACCGGTCGAGCAGCGCCTCCAGATGCGCCCGGTCGATGCTGCGGTCGCGATTTGCCGCGTCCTCCTCGCGCTTGATGGCAAGGAAGGCGGCGCGGCAGGGCGCCTTCAGCGCGGGAAACGGCCGCGCGTGAAGCTCGTTGGCCAGCTCGTAGCGGCGGGGATGATCCTTCAACATGGGCCGTCAGCTAGCGCAGCGCGGGCATGGCGCAACGGGATTTCGCGGTATGCGAGCGCATGGCGACATTCACGTCACGGCCTTCCGCGCCCGGAACTCGGGCCGGTCCCAGGTCGCGCCGGTCACGATGCGCTCCAGCCGGTCCAGCGCGGCATCCACATCCGCCTCCGACAGGTAGAGCGGGGTGAAGCCGAAGCGCAGGATGTCGGGCGCGCGGAAGTCGCCGATCACGCCATCGGCGATCAGCGCCTGCATGATCGCGTAGCCCTCCGGATGGCGGAAGCTGACCTGGCTGCCCCGCGCCACCTCGGGCGGCAGCGCCGGGACCAGCTCGGGACAGCGCGCGGCGACGCCCGCGGCGAAGCGCTCGGAGAGCTCCAGCGACCGGGCGCGCAGCGCGGCCATGTCCACGTCGTCCCAGACATCCAGCGCCGCCTCCAGCGCGGCCAGTTGCAGCACCGGCGGCGTGCCGACGCGCATCCGCTCGATCCCCCGCCCGGGCCGATAGGACGGGTCGAAAGCGAAGGGCGCCTCGTGGCCCAGCCAGCCCGCCAGCGCGGGGCGCACCTCCTCCTGCAGGTCGGGGCGGACATAGATGAAGGCGGGCGCGCCGGGGCCCGCGTTGAAATACTTGTAGGTGCAGCCCACCGCGAAATCCGCGCCCACGCCCGCGAGATCCACCTCATGCGCCCCCGCCGAATGCGCCAGATCCCAGATCGTCACCGCCCCCGCGGCGCGCGCGGCCTCGCTCAGCGCGGCCATGTCGTGCATCCGCCCGGTGCGGTAATCGACCGTCGTCAGCATCAGGACGGCCACGTCCGCGTCGATCGCCTCGGCCACATCGCCGGGCGCGACCACGCGCAATTCGTGGCCCCGCCCCAGCGAGGCGATCAGCCCCTCCGCCATATAGAGATCGGTCGGAAAATTGCCGCTGTCCGACAGGATCACGCGCCGGTCGGGCCGCATCTCCAGCGCCGAGGCCAGCGCCTGGTAGACCTTGATCGACAGCGTGTCGCCCACGACCACCGATCCCGGGGCCGCGCCGATCAGCCGCCCGATCCGGTCGCCCAGCCGCGCGGGCCAGTCCATCCAGCCGGCCTCGTTCCAGCCACGGATCAGCATCTCGCCCCATTCGTCCTGCACCGTGCGGCGCACCCGCTCGGCGGCGGCGACCGGCAGCGGACCCAGCGAATTGCCGTCGAGATAGATCACCCCGTCGGGCAGGTGGAAGCGGCGGCGCGTGGCGGCCCAGTCCATCGTGGCTGCCATTAGAATTCCCCGCCTGAGATCTGCAGCGCCTGGCCGTTCACGCTGCGCGCCGCGTCGGAACACAGATAGAGCGCCATCGCCGCCACCTCGTCGGCGCCGATCAGGCGGCCATGCGGGTTCGCATCCAGGATCGCGGCCTGGGCCGCCTCTTCGCTCAGCCCCCGGCCGCGCAGCCGCTCCAGGTTGGTCGAGACGATGTCGGTATCCACATAGGCCGGGCAGATCGCGTTGATCGTCAGCGGCTTCTTCACGAAATCCGCGGCCAGCCCGCGCACCAGCCCGATCATCCCATGTTTCGACGCCGTGTAGCAGGCCGCCCCGCGCAGCCCCTTCAGCCCGGCGATCGAGCTGATCGCGATGACCCGGCCCCAGCCTTCCTCCAGCATGTCGGGGATGGTCGCGCGGAAGCTATGGAAGCAGCCGTCGAGATTGATCGCCATCATCTGCCGCCAGAATTCGGCGTCGGTCTCGGCCAGGTTGCGGCCCTCGGCGATGCCCGCATTGGCGACGCAGATATGGACCGGCCCGTTCGCGCGCCGCGCCTCGGCCACGCCCGCCACGACCGAGGCCTCCTCGGCCACGTCCATCGCGATCGGCGTGACGCCCGGGACGGCGCGCAGCGCCTCGATCCGGCGCCCGGTGATCGTGACCGCCGCGCCCGCGTCGCGCAGGGCCTCCGCGATGGCGCGGCCGATCCCGGTCCCGCCGCCCGTGACCAGCGCGTGGCGGCCGTCCAATTCGTTCCCCAAGGGAATTCTCCTTCGCGCAATAAAGTGTCGCAACGGCCCGGGTTGTCTTGAGCAACCGAAACGCCGCAGGTAAGGAGCAGCCTCATGCCACCGTCCCGGGGAGACAATGCAATGAAGATCGGCGCACCGAAAGAGGTCCAGGACGACGAAGCCCGCGTCGCCATCACCCCCGAAAGCGCCGGCCATTTGCAGAAGCTGGGCCACGAGGTCGCCATCGAGGCGGGTGCGGGCGAGAAGGCGGGCTTCACCGACGCCGCCTATCGCGATGCGGGCGTTGAGGTGGTGAAATCCGCGGCCCAGCTCTTCAAGCTGGCCGACGTGATCGTCAAGGTCCGCCCCCCGACCGAGACCGAGGTCAAGCGCCTCACCCATGGCAAGACGCTGATTTCCTTCTTCTATCCCGGCTCGAACGAGGCGCTGATGGAGATGGCCAAGGACAAGGGCGCTTCGGTCATCGCGATGGACATGGTCCCCCGCATCAGCCGCGCGCAGAAGATGGACGCACTGTCTTCCATGGCCAATATCGCCGGCTACCGCGCCGTGATCGAGGCGGGCAACAATTTCGGCCGCTTCTTCACCGGCCAGGTGACGGCCGCGGGCAAGGTGCCGCCGGCCAAAGTGCTGGTCGTCGGCGCGGGCGTCGCGGGCCTCGCCGCCATCGGCACCTCGACCTCGCTGGGCGCGATCACCTACGCCTTCGACGTCCGCCCCGAGGTGGCCGAACAGATCGAGTCGATGGGCGCGCAGTTCGTGTTCCTCGAATTCTCCGACGACGAGCTGCCCGACGGCGCCGAGACGGGCGGCTACGCGCCCCCCTCCTCCCCCGAATTCCAGGAAAAGCAGCTCGCCAAGTTCCGCGAGATGGCGCCCGAGATCGACATCGTCATCACCACCGCGCTGATCCCCAACCGGCCCGCCCCGGTGCTCTGGACCAAGGACATGGTCGAGGCGATGAAGCCCGGCTCGGTGATCATCGACCTCGCCGCCGAGCGCGGCGGCAATTGCGAGCTGACCGAGAAGGACGCCAAGATCGTCACCGAAAACGGCGTGACCATCGTCGGCTACACCGATTTCGCCAGCCGCATGGCCACGCAATCCTCGGTCCTCTACGGCAACAACATCCGCCACATGATCGCCGACCTGACCCCCGGCAAGGACGGCCAGATCGTCCACGACATGGAGGACGACGTGATCCGCGGCGCGACCATCGCCCATGCCGGCGAGATCACCTGGCCGCCCCCGCCCCCGAAGGTGGCGGCCATCGCCGTCCAGAAGAAGGAAAAGCCCAAGGAGCTGACGGCCGAGGAAAAGCGCGCCCAAGAGGTCGCGGCCTTCCAGTCCGAGACCAAGTTCCAGGTCGGGCTGATCGCCACCGGCGGCATTCTCCTGCTGCTCGCCGGCCTCTTCACGCCGGCCAGCTTCATGCAGCATTTCATCGTCTTCACCCTGGCCTGCTTCGTGGGCTTCCAGGTGATCTGGGGCGTCGCGCACAGCCTGCACACGCCGCTGATGGCGGTGACCAACGCGATCTCTTCGATCATCATCCTCGGCGCGCTGCTGCAGATCGGATCGGGCAGCTTCCTCGTCATCTTCCTCGCCGCGCTCTCGGTCTTCATGGCTGGGATCAACATTTTCGGCGGCTTCCTCGTGACACGGCGCATGCTCGCCATGTTCCAGAAGTCGTAAGGGGGCACCTTCAATGGAAATCGGTTTCACCAATGCGGCCTACGTGGTCGCGGGCGTCCTCTTCATCCTGTCGCTGGGCGGGCTCTCGGGCCAGGAGTCGGCCAAGCGCGCCGTCTGGTACGGCATCGTCGGCATGGCACTCGCCGTGCTGGCCACGCTCTTCGGGCCGGGCGCCGGGCTCTGGCCGGTCTCGATCATCCTGATCGGGCTGGGCGGCGCCATCGGCTACGTGCTGGCCACCCGGGTCCAGATGACCCAGATGCCCGAACTCGTGGCCGCGATGCACAGCCTCGTGGGCCTCGCCGCGGTCTTCGTGGGCCTCAACGCCCATATCGAGATCGGCCGCGTCGCCGCCGCCTTCACCGAGGCCGGCCTGCCCTTCCCGCGCCCCTATGACGCCGCGCCCGAACAGGTCGCCGCCTCCGCCGTGGTCGCCGAGCAGTTCCGCGGCTTCGGCGCCGTGGTCGCCAAGAAGATCCCGGTCGAGATCACGATCCTGCAGATCGAGCTCTTCCTCGGCGTCTTCATCGGCGCGGTCACCTTCACCGGCTCGGTCATCGCCTATGGCAAGCTCGCCGGCCGCGTGAACACCGCCGCCGCCAAGCTGCCGGGCGGGCATATGCTGAACGCCGCCGCCGCGGCGATCTCGGTGCTGTGCCTGTTCTGGTACGTCTCCTCGGGCGGGGCCATCCCGCTCCTGCTGATGACGCTCGCCGCGCTCTTCATCGGCTATCACCTGATCATGGGCATCGGCGGCGCGGACATGCCGGTCGTCGTCTCGATGCTCAACAGCTATTCCGGCTGGGCGGCCGCCGCGATCGGCTTCAGCCTCGGCAACGATCTCCTGATCGTCGTGGGCGCGCTGGTCGGCTCCTCGGGCGCGATCCTCTCCTACATCATGTGCAAGGCGATGAACCGCAGCTTCGTCTCGGTCATCCTGGGCGGCTTCGGCGGCCCGGCGGGCGCGCAGATGGCGGTCGAGGGCGAGCAGGTGGCGATCGATGCCGACGGCGTGGCCAACGCCCTGAACGAGGCCGACAGCGTCATCATCGTCCCCGGCTACGGCATGGCCGTGGCCCAGGCGCAGACCGCCGTGGCCGAGCTCACGCGCAAGCTGCGCGCCAAGGGCAAGGTCGTGCGCTTCGCCATCCACCCCGTCGCGGGCCGCCTGCCCGGCCACATGAACGTTCTTCTGGCCGAGGCGAAGGTGCCCTACGACATCGTGCTGGAAATGGACGAGATCAACGAGGACTTCCCCGACACCGACGTGGCCATCGTCATCGGCTCGAACGACATCGTGAACCCGGCCGCGCAGGACGATCCGAATTCGCCCATCGCCGGGATGCCGGTGCTCGAAGTCTGGCGGTCCAAGCAGGTCTTTGTCTCCAAGCGCGGCCAGGGCACCGGCTATTCCGGCATCGAGAACCCGCTCTTCTTCAAGGACAACACGCGCATGTTCTACGGCGACGCCAAGGCCTCGCTCGATGCGCTGATGCCCAAGATCGACTGAGGCGACTCGCCCGCCCCAAACGAACAAACGCCCCGGCCTGAAGACAGACCGGGGCGCCGCTCAAACGGATACTCCCCGCACCGCACAACCACCGGGAAGCATCCGGAGCCATCGGGCCGCGCGCACCCGCGCAGGGCGCGGGGGGCGGCGGCCGATCACTGCGAACGCCCGAACGGCGTTCGATCACGATGGGGGTCCTCTCGACGTCCGGCGCGGTGTGCGCAGCGCGGTGCCGGCGGGCGGACCTGACCTCAGTCTCGGGGTGCAGGCCACGCGGGAGAGGGGGGCATCGCGGTCTCCGTTCGGTGGTTCATCTGTCCAACGGGACGGCCCTTCCGATGGTTCCGCGCGCAGCGGATTTCTTTTGCCCCGACGCGGCTCAGATCAGCCGGTCGTAATCGCTCACCAACAGGTGCAGCGGCGGCTCGTCCTCCTCGATCTCCGCGAAGCGGCCGATGGGCTCGCGGAACCAGTTGTCGGTCGCGTCGTCGTTGACGGTCGACACCTCGCCGATCAGCACGTCGCCGCCCTCGCCCCAGAAGGCGTGCCAGTCGCCCGGCATCAGCGTCACGCTCTCGCCCGGCGCCAGCCGCAGCACCTCGCCCGGCGCGAAATCGCGGCGCAGCCCGTCGCAGAACACCGTCCCGCCCGCGTCCGCGTCGAAGCTGCCATCGGGGGCCGAGCCGTTCAGCTCGATCGCCAGCGTCGCGCCCCCACGGTTGATGATGTCCTCGGCCTTCAGCCAGTGGCGGTGCATCGGGCTCAGCTGGCCCTCGCGCGAGATCATGATCTTCTCGGCGTAGCACATGCCGCCGCCGCGCTTCAGATCGGCCTGCCGGCCGTTGCGCGCGGTGAAGAGGAACAGGCCCTGCTCGGCCCAACGCCCCAGCCCGTAATCGGTGATGTCCCAGCCCAGCCGCCCCTCGATCACGCCCGCAGCCGCGGCGCGCCGGTCGCCCAGCTCTTCGGGCGACCAATAGGCGAAGGGCGGCAGGTGCACGCCATGCGCGCGCATGAACTCGTCCGCCCAGCGGATGATCGAATTGACCTCGGATCGCTTCATGGCCGGCCCCTCCCCCCGGGCATCCTCGCCCGGCGGCGGGGGCCTGTCGAGGGGCCGCGCCCCCGTTCACCTCCCTTGCCGGGAGGTGAAGAAAACCGCCGTCCGACAGGCATCCCCCGCGGATCACCCGTGGATCACCCACGATCCGCCCGCCGCCGCCCCGCGCCCTGGGCGCGTTCGGCGCGCAGAGCCCGCAATCCTTAACGCCCGCCGTTTCGCTGGCCGGAGAGACGTCGGGGGTGCTGGGCCGGGACTCAGCCCGCCTTCAGCACGCCGCGGTCGATCTGGTCCTGCTCGATCGCCTCGAACAGCGCCTTGAAGTTGCCCTCGCCGAAGCCCTCGTCGCCCTTGCGCTGGATGAATTCGAAGAAGATCGGCCCGATGCAGGTCTTCGAGAAGATCTGCAGCAGGATCCGCGTCTCGCCGCCGCCCACAACGCCTTCGCCGTCGATCAGGATGCCATGCGCCTCCATCCGGTCCAGCGGCTCCGTGTGGCCCGCCACCCGCTCGCGGCTCAGCTCGTAATAGCTGTGCGGCGGCTTCGGCATGAAGGTCACGCCATTGGCGGCGATGGCGTCCACCGCGTCGTAGATATCCTTCGCGCCCACCGCGATATGCTGGATGCCCTCGCCCTTGTAGCGCTTGAGATATTCCACGATCTGCCCGGTCTCGCCCCGGTCCTCGTTGATCGGGATCCGGATGCGCCCGCAGGGCGAGGTCAGCGCCCGGCTGAGCAGGCCCGAATGCTTGCCCTGGATGTCGAAGAAGCGGATCTCGCGGAAGTTGAACAGATCGCCGTAGAACCGGAACCACACGTCCATATTGCCCTTGTGGACGTTATGCGTGAGGTGGTCGAGATAGTGGAAGCCCACGCCCTCCGGGTTCGCCTTCGCCACCCAGTCGAACTCGGCATTGTAGGGCGAGGCGTCGCGGTAATTCTCGATGAAATAGATCAGGCTGCCGCCGATCCCGCGGATCGCCGGCACGTCCATCACTCGGCCCGGCCCGTCATAGGGCTCGGCGCCCTTCGACACGGCATGGGCGAAGGCATGGTCCGCATCCGCCACGCGCCAGCCCATCGAGGGCGCGCAGGGCCCGTGCTCGGCCACGAAGCCCATCGCGTGGCTGCCCGGCTCGGCATTGACCAGATAGGTGATGTCGCCCTGCTGCCAGACCTCGACGGCCTTGGTCTTGTGCGTCGCGACATGGGTGTAGCCCTGCGCGGTGAAGATGTCGCGCAGCGCCTGCGGGTCCTCATGGGCGAATTCGACGAACTCGAACCCGTCGGTGCCGGCGGGGTTGCGGTCGCTGATCTCGGAATACGGGGCGTCATGCGGGAAGGGGCCCATGGCGGTCTCCTCTTGCGTGCGGGAATGCTCACGCCCCCAATACGCCGCTCGCCCCGCCAGGTTCGCGCGACCTGCGGCGCGCGCGCGAAGCATTTCGCTCGTTTCGCGCAGATGATAGGATGAACATGCGCAAAACCCGCAGGAACCCATGGACGCCACCGACCGCCACCTCCTTCGCCTGATCCAGAAGGACGCCACGCTGACCGCCGAAGCGCTGGGCCGGGCGCTGAACCTCTCGGCCAGCCAGGCCGGCCGCCGCCGCGCCCGGCTCGAGGCGGCGGGCGCGATCCGCGCCACCCAGGCCCGGCTCGATCCGGCGGCGCTGGGCCTCGACGTCCAGGCCTTCGTCCAGGTCCAGATGGCCAGCCAGACGCCCGAGCGCGCCCGCGCCTTCCTGCGCCTGCTGGAGGCCGAGCCCCGCGTCGCCTCGGTCTGGACCCTGACCGGCGAGGCCGACTACCTGCTGCGCGTCTGGTGCCGCGACCTCGCCAGCCTGAACGACCTGATCCACCGCGTGCTGCTGCCGCACGAGGCCGTGGCCCGGGTCCAGAGTCAGATCGTCATGGATCAGCCCAAGCGCGACGGCCCCCTGCCCGTCTAGAGCCCCGATTGCGCCCGCCCCCGCGCGGGCCTAGCGTGGCGCCATGGAGTCCTTCCTCTTCCAGGCGGCGATCTATCTCGCGGCGGCCACGCTCTGCGTTCCGCTGGCGGTCCGCTTCGGCTTCGGCTCGGTGCTGGGCTACCTCGTCGCGGGCATCCTGATCGGCCCGGTCACCGGCCTTGTCGGATCGGAGGCCGAGAGCCTGCAGCACTTCGCCGAATTCGGCGTCGTCATGCTGCTTTTCGTGATCGGCCTCGAACTCGATCCCCGCGCGCTCTGGGACATGCGGATGCGCCTGCTGGGGCTGGGGATGGGACAGATCCTGCTGACAATGGGCGCGGTCACGGGCATCGCGATCCTTCTCGGCCTCACCTGGCAGATCGCGCTGGCCATCGGCATGATCTTCGCACTCTCCTCGACCGCCATCGTCATGCAGACCCTCGACGAGAAGGAGCTGACGCCCACCCGCGGCGGGCGCTCGGCCTTCTCGGTGCTGCTGGCGCAGGACATCGTGGTGATCCCGATGCTGGCGCTGATGCCGCTTCTCGGCTCGGGGCGCGTCGGCTCCGGCGACCACGGCGAGGAGCCGCTGGGCGACGGCGGCGGCGCGACCATGCAGGCCGAGGTCAGCCACTGGGTCGAAACCCTGCCCGGCTGGGGCCTGACCGCGCTGACCGTGGCCGCCGTCGCGGTCGTGATCCTGGGCGGCATGTTCCTGACGCGCCCGGTCTTCAACTTCGCCGGCCGCGCCGGCCTGTCCGAGATGAACACCATCGTCTCGCTGCTCTTCGTGATCGGCGTGGCGGTTCTGATGATGATGGTGGGACTGTCGCCCGCGCTGGGCACCTTCCTCGCGGGCGTGGTGCTGGCAAATTCGGAGTTCCGGCACGAGCTCGAGGCCGATATCGCGCCCTTCAAGGGCATCCTGCTGGGCCTGTTCTTTATCACGGTGGGCGCCGGGATCGACTTCGCCACCTTCCTCGGCGCGCCCTTCCTCGTGCTCGGCACGGTGATCGGCCTGATGGCGATCAAGGGCGTGATCCTCTACCTGCTGGCGCTGCTCGCGCGGCTCAAGGGGCGCGACCGGATCCTCTTCACGCTCAGCCTCGCGCAGGCGGGCGAATTCGGCTTCGTGCTGACCTCCGTCGCGCTGGCCGACGGTGTCTTCGGGCGCGAGGTCTCGGGGATCCTGCTTCTCGCCATCGCCTTTTCGATGCTGCTCACGCCGCTTCTCTTCGTCCTCTACGAACGCCTTGCGCTGCATGCCCACGAGGGCGAGGCGATGCCCGACGACGAGATCGACCAGCGCGCCGAGGTCATCATCGCGGGTGTCGGCCGCTTCGGGCAGGTCGTGCACCGGATGCTGCAGGGCGCGGGGATCAAGACGGTGGTCCTCGACCGCGATGTCGAGACGATCCGGCTGCTGCGCGAGTTCGGGATCAAGACCTATATGGGCGACCCGACCCGGCCCGAACTGCTCGAGGCGGCGGGCCTGTCCGAGGCCAAGGTCCTGGTCGTCGCGCTCGACAACCGGGCGGACGCGGTCAAGCTGACCCGCATGGCCAAGGCGATGAACCCCGATATCGAGATCGTCGCCCGCGCCTATGACCGGGTCCATGTCTACGAGCTCTATCGCGCGGGCGCGCGCGACATCGTCCGCGAGATGTTCGACAGCAGCCTGCGCGCCGGGCGCTACGCGCTGGAGAAGCTGGGCTGGTCCGAGACCGACGCCCACCGGGCGCGCGAGGCCTTCTACCGCCACGACCGCGAGACGCTCCTGGACCTCGCCAAGCTGTGGAAGCCGGGCGTCCCGATCCGCGAGAACCCCGAATACACTGCCCGCGCGCGCGAGCATTCCCGCGGGCTGGAGAACGCGCTGCTGACCCGCTTCGGCGAGGACGACGAGGCCGCGGAGGCGAGCGCCGAGGAACCGGCGGCCAAGCCCGCCGAGTGACGGCTCAGCGCCAGTTGCCCTCGTAGCGCTCCCAGACCAGCCGGGCCTGCGGACAGGCGGCGAGAAACATCAGCGCGTCATGCACCGTGCGCAGGTGCAGGTGATAGGCGCGGACCTTCCCGCTCCACATCTTCGCGGGGGTGACGCCATAGCCCTGCGCGCCCACGGTGCGCACCAGCGCCTGGTTGACGAGATGGTTCTGCTCGGGCGCGACCTCGATCGTGACGCGCACCGGGAAGGCGCGGTCGACGACCTCGTGGCGATGCGGGCGCTTGTAGCTCATGGCCGGAACAAGACATGAACATCCGCCCGCGGCAAGATGAGTCGGCCCGGTGACGCGGCGGCGGGCGCGGAGTGTCGCGCCCCGGCCCGCGCCGCGCCCCGGCGGTCAGAGCCCCTTGGCCTGGTAGCTGGCGGCGATCCGGCCGATGGCGACGATGAAGGCCGCCGTGCGCATGTCGGGCACGTCGTCGCGCGCGTGCCAGGTCTCGCGCATCGCGCCGTAGGCCGCCCGCATCGTGTCGTCGAGGCCCGAGCGCACCAGCTCCAGCTCGCCCGCGCCCCGCAGGTAGTTCTTCTTGAAATCGTCCGACAGCGTCCAGGCCGTGTCGCGGTTCCGCGACAGCCGCTCCAGCTCGTCGACCAGAAGCTGGTGGCGCGCCTCCTCGGCGCGGCGCTGCATCCGGCCGAAGCGGATATGGCTGAGGTTCTTGACCCATTCGAAATAGCTGACCGTCACGCCGCCGGCATTGGCGTACATGTCCGGGATGATGACGCAGCCCTTCTTGCGCAGGATCTCGTCGGCTTCGGCGGTCACCGGGCCGTTGGCGGCCTCGATGATCAGCGGCGCCTTCACCCGGTCGGCATTGCCCTCGTGGATCACGCCTTCCAGCGCGGCGGGGATCAGGATGTCGCATTCGGCTTCCAGGAGCCGGGTGCCGTCGGCCTCATAGGTCCCGCCGGGGAAGTCCTTCACCCCGCCGGTCCGGCCGATATGCTCGCGCAGCGCCTCGACGTCGAGACCGCCCTCGGCATGGACCGCGCCGTCGCGCTCGATCACGGCGGTGATCTTCGCGCCGTCCTCGGCGCGCAGGAAGCTGGCCGCGTGGTAGCCCACATTGCCCAGGCCCTGCACGATCACGCGCTTGCCCTCCAGCGTGCCGGTCAGGCCCGCGGCGGCCATGTCGTCGGGATGGCGGAAGAACTCGCGCAGCCCGTATTGCACGCCCCGGCCCGTGGCCTCGACCCGGCCGGCGATGCCCCCGGCATTGAGCGGCTTGCCGGTGACGCAGGCGCGGCCGTTGATGTCGGTGGTGTTCATCCGCTGGTACTGGTCCGAG includes:
- a CDS encoding Glu/Leu/Phe/Val family dehydrogenase, with protein sequence MKAQHGGFSASVNAMYDKAVALMDLSPGLVEKIRVCNATYTVRFGVRLRGAIHTFTGYRSVHSEHMEPVKGGIRFAMAVDQDEVEALAALMTYKCALVETPFGGSKGGLCIDPRDWEPHEMEQITRRFAYELIKRDLINPAQNVPAPDMGTGEREMAWISDQYQRMNTTDINGRACVTGKPLNAGGIAGRVEATGRGVQYGLREFFRHPDDMAAAGLTGTLEGKRVIVQGLGNVGYHAASFLRAEDGAKITAVIERDGAVHAEGGLDVEALREHIGRTGGVKDFPGGTYEADGTRLLEAECDILIPAALEGVIHEGNADRVKAPLIIEAANGPVTAEADEILRKKGCVIIPDMYANAGGVTVSYFEWVKNLSHIRFGRMQRRAEEARHQLLVDELERLSRNRDTAWTLSDDFKKNYLRGAGELELVRSGLDDTMRAAYGAMRETWHARDDVPDMRTAAFIVAIGRIAASYQAKGL
- a CDS encoding cation:proton antiporter domain-containing protein; amino-acid sequence: MESFLFQAAIYLAAATLCVPLAVRFGFGSVLGYLVAGILIGPVTGLVGSEAESLQHFAEFGVVMLLFVIGLELDPRALWDMRMRLLGLGMGQILLTMGAVTGIAILLGLTWQIALAIGMIFALSSTAIVMQTLDEKELTPTRGGRSAFSVLLAQDIVVIPMLALMPLLGSGRVGSGDHGEEPLGDGGGATMQAEVSHWVETLPGWGLTALTVAAVAVVILGGMFLTRPVFNFAGRAGLSEMNTIVSLLFVIGVAVLMMMVGLSPALGTFLAGVVLANSEFRHELEADIAPFKGILLGLFFITVGAGIDFATFLGAPFLVLGTVIGLMAIKGVILYLLALLARLKGRDRILFTLSLAQAGEFGFVLTSVALADGVFGREVSGILLLAIAFSMLLTPLLFVLYERLALHAHEGEAMPDDEIDQRAEVIIAGVGRFGQVVHRMLQGAGIKTVVLDRDVETIRLLREFGIKTYMGDPTRPELLEAAGLSEAKVLVVALDNRADAVKLTRMAKAMNPDIEIVARAYDRVHVYELYRAGARDIVREMFDSSLRAGRYALEKLGWSETDAHRAREAFYRHDRETLLDLAKLWKPGVPIRENPEYTARAREHSRGLENALLTRFGEDDEAAEASAEEPAAKPAE
- a CDS encoding Lrp/AsnC family transcriptional regulator — translated: MDATDRHLLRLIQKDATLTAEALGRALNLSASQAGRRRARLEAAGAIRATQARLDPAALGLDVQAFVQVQMASQTPERARAFLRLLEAEPRVASVWTLTGEADYLLRVWCRDLASLNDLIHRVLLPHEAVARVQSQIVMDQPKRDGPLPV